A stretch of DNA from Serinibacter arcticus:
CCGAGGATGCCGGCGATCGGGACGCCGGCGAGCAGGCCACCCTCGCGGTCGTTGCCGTAGACCTCGGAGGAGGAGCGGATCTCCGGGAGCATCGAGAGCGGGATCCCCATGTCGGACGCGATCTCCTCGTTCCAGGAGAGCGTGTCCAGGTTCATCAGGAGCGTGCGCGAGGCGTTGGTGACGTCGGTGACGTGCACGCCACCGTCGGGGCCGCCGGTCATGTTCCACAGCACCCAGGTGTCGATGGTGCCGGCCAGCAGGTCGCCGGCCTCGGCCTTCTCGCGTGCCCCCTCGACGTTCTCGAGGATCCAGGCGATCTTCGGACCGGCGAAGTAGGTGGCCAGCGGCAGGCCGACCTTGGCCTTGTACCTGTCGGCACCGACGTCGCCCGCGAGACGGTCGCAGATTTTCTGCGTGCGCGTGTCCTGCCAGACGATGGCGTTGTAGACGGCCTCGCCGGTGTTCTTGTCCCACACGACGGCGGTCTCGCGCTGGTTCGTGATGCCGATGGCGGCGATGTTCTTGGCCTGCACGCTGGCGCGGCCGAGGGCCTGGCCGACGACGTCGCGGACGTTGGTCCAGATCTCGGCGGGGTCGTGCTCGACCCAGCCGGCCTTCGGGAAGATCTGCTCGTGCTCCTTCTGGCCGGTGGCGACGATGCTTCCGGACTTGTCGAAGATGATCGCGCGGGAGCTGGTGGTTCCCTGGTCGATGGCGAGGACGTAGTCGGCCACGATGATTCCCTTCACTTCATTGTGTGTGCGGTGGTGGTGCATGTGCTCGAGGTACGGGTGGTGCGCGACGGCGGTGGCGGGCCGAGGGAGTCGGCCCACCTCCGCCGTCGTGACGGGGGATCGGGTCGGTCAGATGACGGTGAGCGCGCCGCCGACCAGACCGGCCAACGCGCCGCCGACCAGCGGGCCGGCGATCGGGACCCAGGAGTAGCCCCAGTCGGACGAGCCCTTGCCCTTGATCGGGAGCAGGGCGTGGACGATGCGCGGACCGAGGTCGCGGGCGGGGTTGATGGCGTAGCCGGTCGGACCACCGAGGCTGGCGCCGATACCGACCACCACGAGGGCGACGGCGAGCGGACCGATGGCGGTCGGCGTGGGGCCGAAGTGGATGATCGTGAAGACCAGCACGAACGTGGCGATGACCTCGGTGACGAAGTTGCGACCGAGCGAGCGGATCGCGGGTCCGGTGGCGAAGACGCCGAGCTTGGCGCCCGGGTCCTCCTCGGCGTCGAAGTGGTCCTTGTAGATGACCCAGACCAGGAAGGCGCCGATGATGGCGCCGACCAGCTGGGCGGCGATGTAGATGAGGGCGTTGCCCGCGTTGGCGGCGATCGGGTCGAGGCCCAGGTCGGCGTTGCCGGCGAAGAAGTCGCCACCGCTGGTCCACAGACCGACGGTCACGGCGGGGTTCAGGTGGGCGCCGGAGCGGAAGGCGGCGTACACGCCGGTGAAGACCGCGAGGCCCCAACCGAAGTTGATCAGCAGCCAGCCGCCGCCGAAGCCCTTGGTGCCCTTGAGGATGACGTTGGCGACGACGCCACCGCCGAGCAGGATGAGCAGTGCGGTCCCGATGAGTTCGGGCACGAAGATGTTGCTCACGGACAACCTCTCTTCACTTCGTTGTGACGATGACGCGGGTGCGTCACGTGGGACTGATTGTGATGGCGATCCCCCGCGGCCGCATGGGCGGCGCGCGGGTTCACGTCATCGGGTGATCACGAGGATCGACCGCTACTGACCGGCGACGGTGTGCAGCGGCTGCATGGGGGCGATGTCGTCGGCGGCTCGACGGGCGAGCTCGGCCTCCTCGTCGGTGGTGGTGCGGG
This window harbors:
- a CDS encoding MIP/aquaporin family protein, which gives rise to MSNIFVPELIGTALLILLGGGVVANVILKGTKGFGGGWLLINFGWGLAVFTGVYAAFRSGAHLNPAVTVGLWTSGGDFFAGNADLGLDPIAANAGNALIYIAAQLVGAIIGAFLVWVIYKDHFDAEEDPGAKLGVFATGPAIRSLGRNFVTEVIATFVLVFTIIHFGPTPTAIGPLAVALVVVGIGASLGGPTGYAINPARDLGPRIVHALLPIKGKGSSDWGYSWVPIAGPLVGGALAGLVGGALTVI